Genomic segment of Terriglobia bacterium:
CGTCGCGGCGAGCCTCGAGCTGGGACGGCGAGCGGTGGACCTCGAGTCCGCCTCGGACCTGTTCGTCGAAGGGGCGTCGAACCTGCTCGGCTCGCCCGAATTCGCGAACCTGCAGCGGATGCGGTCGTTGTTCCGGACGCTCGAGGAGAAGAGCCGCCTCGTCGAGCTGCTCAACCGCATCCTCGAGGGAGAAGGGGTCCAGGTGGTCATCGGGAGGGAGAACCCGGTGTCGGACCTCAGCGATCTCTCGGTGGTCGCTTCGACCTACGGTGCCGGGGACCGCGTCATGGGGACGGTGGGCATCGTGGGGCCCACCCGGATGGAGTACGCGAGGGCCATCGCCCTCGTGGAGCACCTCGCGCGAGTCCTGACCCGGCTACTGTCGAGTCCCGGAGAATAGCGACGCCCAGGAGCCCTGGACATGACGAAGAACGACGAGGAGCGCCCCTCGACTGAGATCCCCGGCGATTCCGACGACATCGAGATCCTCGAGATCGAGGGGATGACCGGGCCCATCGCCCCGCCGGCCGACGAGGAGGTCGAGGTCGAGTTCGACGTCCCTTCGGCCGCGTCGGGGCCGGCGGCGACCCCCGCGACGGAGCCGCGGGAGGACCCGGCGAGCCAAGAGCGCCTGATCCGGCTCCAGGCGGACTTCGAGAACCTCAAGAAGCGGATCGAGAGGGAGGAGGCGGAGTTCCGGAAGGTGGCGACGAGCCGCCTCGTGACCTCGCTCCTTCCGGTGCTCGACAACCTCGAGCGGGCGATCGCCACCGAGCGACCCGAGGGGGACGACGTGGCGCTCCGCACCGGCGTCCAGCTGATCCACCGGCAGTTGATCGAGGTCCTCCGGAGGGAAGGGCTCAGGCCGGTGGATGCGCTGGGCCAACCGTTCGATCCCGCGATCCACGAGGCGCTGGCCACCGAGCCGGCGCCGGGGCTTCCGCCGAACACCGTCGTGGAAGAGATCCAGCGCGGCTACTTCCTGCACGAAAGGCTGCTACGCCCGGCCCTGGTGCGCGTGAGCGTGCGCGAAGGTCCGGTCGCGGACGACTCCGGTCCCCGGGAGGGACGGTAGATGGGCAAAGTGATCGGGATCGATCTCGGAACGACCAACTGCTGCGTTGCCGTGATGGAAGGCGGCAAGCCGCGGGTCATCACGAGCCGCGAGGGGGGCCGGACCACGCCGTCGGTGGTCGCGTTCACCCCGCGAGGAGAGCGGCTGGTGGGGCAGATCGCCAAGCGCCAGGCGCTGACGAACCCCCACCACACGATCCATGCGGTGAAACGACTCATCGGCCGGAAGTACGAGTCGCCGGAAGTGGCCAGGGCGAAGCAGCTGGTTCCCTACGAGATCGTGCCCGCCGCGAACGGCGACGCGTGGATCAAGGTGAGGGAGCGCGATTACTCTCCGCCGGAGCTTTCCGCGTTCCTCCTCGCCAGGCTGCGGGAGATGGCCGAGGACTACTTG
This window contains:
- the grpE gene encoding nucleotide exchange factor GrpE encodes the protein MTKNDEERPSTEIPGDSDDIEILEIEGMTGPIAPPADEEVEVEFDVPSAASGPAATPATEPREDPASQERLIRLQADFENLKKRIEREEAEFRKVATSRLVTSLLPVLDNLERAIATERPEGDDVALRTGVQLIHRQLIEVLRREGLRPVDALGQPFDPAIHEALATEPAPGLPPNTVVEEIQRGYFLHERLLRPALVRVSVREGPVADDSGPREGR